From one Anopheles cruzii chromosome 3, idAnoCruzAS_RS32_06, whole genome shotgun sequence genomic stretch:
- the LOC128274531 gene encoding leucokinins-like, protein MVDTFVRFDDACSSYDDDEEDDSRHNSDGPGGPSTVRSDVSERSPTPPDDAGTRETTAGDEKRSNTPWAETMKLPVDGEWCSKSAKHFYRCLRDRLDDQQLVAAIDNYIEANCYRSETDADDDGGGTGNTFPEKRDWPKYVSKQKFHSWGGKRNAGQVFYPWGGKRTAVPRAHKQPKVVIRNPFHSWGGKRSDLAVAVMA, encoded by the exons ATGGTGGACACATTTGTTCGCTTCGATGACGCATGCTCTtcgtacgacgacgacgaggaggacgacaGCCGCCACAACAGTGATGGGCCCGGGGGCCCTAGCACCGTGCGGTCGGACGTGTCAGAACGTAGCCCAACGCCGCCGGACGATGCCGGGACCAGGGAGACGACCGCGGGGGACGAAAAGA GATCCAACACACCATGGGCTGAAACGATGAAGCTTCCGGTTGACGGAGAATGGTGTAGCAAAAGCGCCAAACACTTCTACCGCTGCCTGCGCGATCGCCTAGACGACCAGCAGCTGGTTGCTGCGATCGACAACTACATCGAAGCCAACTGCTACAGGAGTGAAACCGatgcggacgacgacggtggtggcaccggcaACACGTTTCCGGAGAAGCGCGACTGGCCAAAGTACGTGTCGAAGCAAAAGTTTCACTCGTGGGGCGGCAAACGAAACGCCGGCCAGGTGTTCTACCCGTGGGGCGGTAAACGCACAGCGGTACCGAGGGCCCACAAGCAACCGAAGGTGGTGATCCGAAATCCGTTCCACTCGTGGGGTGGCAAACGCAGCGatctggccgtggccgttaTGGCTTGA